A single window of Sphingobium sp. SCG-1 DNA harbors:
- a CDS encoding ParB/RepB/Spo0J family partition protein: protein MKLEFIDIGNIDDSAVNMRHGKKAPDVSDILPTVRKRGIIVPVILRPGVAEGRFELVAGRRRVHAARLARADECADPELGRVPSAIMEAGDDAAALEASLIENLARLDPDEVTQWETFTRLVKEGREVDDIAATFGLPDLTIRRVLALGNLLPRIRQLYREEKIDRTTVRHLTLASKSQQKAWLALYDDPDNYTPTGHQLKAWLFGGQSIAAKVALFDLATYAGATVADLFGDDRYFADPEAFWTAQNEAIEARRTAYLEDGWSDVVIVPASEHFHSWEYEKAPKRKGGRVYVDVRSTGEVTFHEGYLTRKEARRAASGDTPEGPKPQRPELTSTLQTYVDLHRHAAVRAALLARPEVALRLMVAHAVVGSHLWRVSPEPQTTRNDEVRESLEAARGETVFDERRRAVLALLGFSSEEPTVTGGNGDDYGVAGVFLRLVELPDPAVMEVIAVVIGETLAAGSAAVAAVGTEIGIDMADWWQADEALFGLIRDREVLGRMVAEVAGETVASANAGEKSKTLKRIIADHLAGNDGRPKVERWVPRWMQFPSSAYTTRGGVGTVAAHAKVDAARDVATAPDPEEQHEPFAEAA from the coding sequence ATGAAACTCGAATTCATCGACATTGGCAACATCGACGACAGCGCCGTGAACATGCGCCACGGCAAGAAGGCTCCCGATGTGTCCGACATCCTGCCGACCGTGCGCAAGCGCGGCATCATCGTCCCCGTCATCCTGCGCCCCGGCGTCGCCGAAGGCCGGTTCGAACTGGTCGCGGGGCGCAGGCGCGTCCATGCCGCCCGGCTCGCGCGGGCCGACGAGTGCGCGGATCCCGAGCTTGGCCGGGTGCCGTCCGCGATCATGGAGGCGGGCGACGATGCTGCCGCGCTCGAAGCCTCGCTGATCGAGAACTTGGCGCGGCTCGACCCCGACGAGGTGACACAGTGGGAAACCTTCACCCGGCTGGTCAAGGAAGGCCGCGAGGTGGACGACATCGCCGCCACCTTCGGCCTTCCCGACCTGACCATCCGCCGCGTGCTGGCGCTCGGCAACCTGCTGCCGCGCATCCGCCAACTTTACCGCGAAGAGAAGATCGACCGCACCACCGTCCGCCACCTGACCCTTGCCAGCAAGAGCCAGCAAAAGGCGTGGCTGGCGCTCTACGACGACCCCGACAACTACACGCCGACCGGCCATCAATTGAAGGCGTGGCTGTTCGGTGGGCAGTCGATCGCGGCGAAGGTCGCGCTGTTCGACCTCGCCACCTATGCGGGCGCGACCGTCGCCGACCTGTTCGGCGACGACCGCTATTTCGCGGACCCCGAGGCGTTCTGGACCGCGCAGAATGAAGCCATCGAGGCACGGCGGACGGCCTATCTGGAGGACGGCTGGAGCGATGTCGTGATCGTCCCGGCGTCCGAGCATTTCCATTCGTGGGAATATGAGAAGGCCCCCAAGCGCAAGGGCGGGCGTGTCTATGTCGATGTCCGCTCGACCGGCGAGGTGACCTTCCACGAAGGCTATCTGACCCGCAAGGAAGCCCGGCGCGCTGCCAGCGGGGACACCCCGGAGGGGCCAAAGCCGCAGCGCCCGGAACTGACATCGACCTTGCAGACCTATGTCGATCTGCACCGTCACGCCGCCGTCCGCGCCGCCCTGCTGGCCCGACCCGAGGTGGCGCTCCGCTTGATGGTCGCCCACGCCGTGGTCGGCTCGCACCTGTGGCGGGTGTCCCCCGAGCCGCAGACCACGCGCAACGACGAGGTGCGCGAAAGCCTCGAGGCCGCGCGCGGCGAGACGGTGTTCGACGAGCGCCGCCGCGCCGTGCTCGCGCTGCTCGGCTTCTCGTCAGAGGAGCCGACCGTCACCGGGGGAAACGGCGACGACTATGGCGTCGCAGGCGTGTTCCTGCGCCTCGTCGAGCTTCCCGATCCCGCCGTCATGGAGGTGATCGCGGTCGTCATCGGCGAAACGCTGGCGGCGGGCAGCGCCGCCGTTGCGGCGGTCGGCACCGAGATCGGCATCGACATGGCCGATTGGTGGCAGGCGGACGAGGCGCTGTTCGGCCTGATCCGCGACCGCGAGGTGCTGGGCCGGATGGTCGCCGAGGTGGCGGGAGAGACGGTCGCCAGCGCCAATGCGGGCGAGAAGTCCAAGACCTTGAAGCGGATCATCGCCGACCATCTGGCGGGCAATGACGGACGCCCCAAAGTCGAGCGCTGGGTGCCGCGCTGGATGCAATTCCCGTCGAGCGCCTATACCACGCGCGGCGGCGTCGGCACCGTCGCGGCCCACGCCAAGGTCGATGCCGCGCGCGATGTCGCGACCGCGCCGGACCCCGAGGAACAGCACGAGCCGTTCGCCGAAGCGGCGTGA
- a CDS encoding DUF736 domain-containing protein, with translation MAQIGSFTRGENGIYTGEIRTLTLRVKATIRPCERDNDKSPDHRVSANGVEFGAAWTKAARETGVEYLSLKLDDPSFPAPIYATLSQGDNGEHKLIWSR, from the coding sequence ATGGCACAGATCGGCAGCTTCACTCGCGGCGAAAACGGCATCTACACCGGCGAAATCCGGACCCTGACGCTTCGCGTCAAGGCGACCATCCGGCCCTGCGAGCGCGACAACGACAAGTCTCCCGACCACCGGGTCAGCGCGAACGGCGTCGAGTTCGGTGCGGCCTGGACCAAGGCGGCGCGCGAGACCGGCGTGGAATATCTGAGCCTCAAGCTCGACGATCCCTCGTTCCCGGCGCCGATCTACGCGACGCTCAGCCAGGGCGACAACGGCGAGCACAAGCTCATCTGGTCCCGCTGA
- a CDS encoding helix-turn-helix domain-containing protein produces the protein MDSDDDISRANRAKRGSPYLNTDQAAAYLKISGRLLRRLRRAGKGPVFRLHSRFVQYHIDDLDAWSEAQAVGGKRHD, from the coding sequence ATGGATAGTGACGACGACATCTCGCGCGCGAACCGCGCCAAACGCGGCTCCCCCTATCTCAATACCGATCAGGCGGCGGCCTATCTGAAGATCTCGGGCCGCTTGCTGCGCCGCTTGCGGCGCGCTGGCAAGGGGCCGGTTTTCCGCCTCCACAGCCGCTTCGTACAATATCATATCGACGACCTCGACGCCTGGTCCGAGGCGCAGGCAGTCGGGGGGAAGCGCCATGACTAG
- a CDS encoding S26 family signal peptidase, whose protein sequence is MTRRSDRSAELPLLAWGDQLRADRAKRRRLGHRIAIIGAGIAILGLTIAFPPSPRLIWNASASAPVGLYAVTPGSEVDPGDMVIARLPDPWRKLAASRRYLPANVQLVKRVAAGPGDEICALGQEIFINGQWAAERTAADPRGRPMPWWSGCKRLRGHQFFLLTARSPASFDGRYFGLSENSQIIGKARPLWTR, encoded by the coding sequence ATGACTAGGCGCTCGGATCGCAGCGCCGAACTGCCGCTTCTCGCATGGGGCGACCAGCTCCGCGCCGATCGCGCGAAGCGCCGTCGGCTTGGTCATCGCATCGCGATCATCGGAGCCGGTATCGCGATTCTCGGGCTGACCATTGCTTTTCCGCCATCGCCGCGCCTCATTTGGAATGCCAGCGCCAGTGCCCCGGTCGGACTCTATGCCGTGACGCCGGGCAGCGAAGTCGACCCTGGCGACATGGTGATCGCAAGGCTGCCCGATCCGTGGCGCAAATTGGCGGCCAGCCGCCGCTATCTCCCGGCTAATGTGCAGCTCGTGAAGCGTGTCGCGGCCGGGCCGGGCGATGAGATTTGCGCGCTCGGACAGGAGATTTTCATCAACGGCCAATGGGCCGCCGAGCGGACCGCGGCCGATCCGCGCGGGCGTCCGATGCCCTGGTGGAGCGGCTGCAAGCGGCTACGCGGACACCAGTTCTTCCTGCTGACGGCGCGCAGCCCGGCATCGTTCGACGGGCGCTATTTCGGGCTCAGTGAGAATAGCCAGATCATCGGCAAGGCGCGTCCGCTATGGACGCGCTGA
- a CDS encoding lytic transglycosylase domain-containing protein, with translation MDALKRLATAALMLVAAPAHADEVGRWTIYIDEASARFGIPTSWIERVMRAESNGLTMLNGRPIRSRAGAMGVMQLMPATWAAMRARLALGSNPDDPRDNILAGTFYLRLMYDRFGYPGLFGAYNAGPGAYAEWLAGKRRLPGETVAYLGTVGGVQRPRQPVEVPAPPPSLFVVRRDSSGQTRVPASASQQVSLFAVRKDVP, from the coding sequence ATGGACGCGCTGAAGCGGCTGGCAACGGCCGCGCTGATGCTGGTCGCGGCGCCTGCGCACGCCGACGAGGTAGGGCGCTGGACGATCTATATCGACGAGGCATCGGCCCGCTTCGGCATACCGACCAGCTGGATCGAGCGGGTCATGCGCGCCGAAAGCAACGGCCTGACCATGCTCAATGGTCGGCCGATCCGCAGCCGCGCGGGCGCGATGGGCGTCATGCAGCTGATGCCGGCGACCTGGGCCGCGATGCGCGCGCGGCTGGCGCTCGGCTCGAACCCGGACGATCCGCGCGACAATATCCTGGCCGGCACCTTCTATCTGCGGCTGATGTACGACCGGTTTGGCTATCCTGGGCTGTTCGGCGCCTATAATGCCGGTCCGGGTGCTTATGCAGAATGGCTCGCCGGAAAGCGCCGCTTGCCCGGCGAGACAGTTGCCTATCTCGGCACGGTCGGCGGTGTGCAGCGACCGCGCCAGCCTGTCGAAGTCCCAGCTCCACCGCCGAGCCTGTTCGTGGTGCGGCGGGACAGTTCCGGCCAGACCAGAGTCCCCGCATCTGCCAGCCAGCAGGTGTCGTTGTTCGCGGTTCGCAAGGACGTGCCATGA
- the rlxS gene encoding relaxase/mobilization nuclease RlxS (I built this because a sul1 chimera in AMR looks like the C-terminus.), producing MSDDEDFTPRLGRQRQRSGKKARRYLGRIVGAAIRSAEKGAIRSRRFDGSRIGRGASMGRLLSSRDRFGGLRTRRAVVKTRLVRIGAKGMPAARAHLRYIQRDGVTREGAPGELYSAEQDTADGQAFLQRCDGDRHQFRFIVSAEDGSEYPDLKPFTRRLMAQMEIDLGTRLDWVAVDHFNTAHPHTHIMLRGVEETGQNLVIAREYIAHGIRERAAELVTLDLGPRTDQEIESRLRHDIGEERMTAIDRRLIRSMDADRLVTSADRDPFQQSLRAGRLQKLASISLADDVGGGRWRLADDLEGTLRTLGERGDIIRTMQRELTARNLQRPWIGRSLFGAGETDPEPVVGRVIARGLADELRDRHYLLVDGVDGHAHYVDIGWGDAVAPIPEGAIVRVSARSMEVRDADRVVADVAVANGGRYSADLHLRHDPSATQAFAETHVRRLEAMRRAGAGVEREPDGSWKIPPDHIDRAAAYEARRHRDQPVEVETLSTRPLDQLRGADAATWVDRELASQSPLPIRDAGFGREVRAAMAGRRQWLVEQQLADVDGDRTRLRANAIMMLQRRELLREGETLSSEIGKPFVEARVGERIEGTITRRIELASGRLPNAYSAMWSRPASR from the coding sequence ATGAGCGACGACGAGGATTTCACCCCTCGGCTCGGCCGGCAGCGACAGCGGAGCGGCAAGAAGGCCCGGCGCTACCTTGGTCGCATCGTCGGCGCCGCGATCCGATCGGCCGAGAAGGGCGCGATCAGAAGTCGGCGGTTCGACGGCAGTCGGATCGGCCGCGGCGCCAGCATGGGGCGGCTGCTTTCCAGCCGCGATCGATTCGGCGGCTTGCGCACGCGGCGCGCAGTCGTGAAGACCCGGCTCGTGCGCATCGGCGCGAAGGGCATGCCAGCGGCGCGCGCTCACCTGCGCTATATCCAGCGCGACGGCGTCACGCGCGAAGGTGCGCCGGGTGAACTTTATTCGGCCGAGCAGGACACGGCCGATGGCCAGGCCTTTCTCCAGCGCTGCGATGGCGACCGCCACCAGTTCCGCTTCATCGTCTCGGCCGAGGACGGGTCGGAATATCCCGACCTCAAGCCGTTCACCCGCCGGCTGATGGCCCAGATGGAAATCGATCTCGGGACAAGGCTCGACTGGGTCGCGGTCGACCATTTCAACACGGCCCATCCGCACACCCACATCATGCTGCGCGGCGTCGAGGAAACCGGGCAGAATCTGGTCATCGCCCGCGAATATATCGCGCATGGCATCCGCGAGCGTGCGGCCGAACTGGTGACGCTCGATCTCGGGCCGCGAACGGATCAGGAAATCGAGTCAAGGCTTCGTCACGATATCGGTGAGGAGCGGATGACGGCGATCGACCGCCGCCTGATCCGGTCGATGGACGCCGATCGCCTGGTCACATCGGCAGACCGCGATCCCTTCCAGCAATCGCTCCGGGCGGGCCGGTTGCAGAAGCTCGCCAGCATAAGCCTCGCCGACGATGTCGGCGGTGGTCGCTGGCGCCTCGCCGACGATCTGGAAGGGACGCTGCGAACGCTTGGCGAGCGAGGCGACATCATCCGGACCATGCAGCGCGAACTGACCGCCCGGAATCTTCAGCGGCCGTGGATCGGGCGAAGCCTGTTCGGAGCGGGGGAAACCGATCCCGAGCCGGTCGTCGGCCGCGTGATCGCGCGCGGTCTCGCCGACGAGCTCCGTGACCGTCACTATCTGCTGGTCGACGGTGTCGATGGTCATGCCCATTATGTCGATATCGGGTGGGGCGACGCGGTAGCGCCGATCCCGGAGGGCGCGATTGTCCGCGTGTCGGCGCGAAGCATGGAGGTCAGGGACGCCGATCGCGTCGTCGCCGACGTGGCGGTAGCGAATGGCGGGCGATATTCGGCCGACCTGCATCTGCGGCATGACCCCTCGGCCACGCAGGCCTTCGCCGAAACCCATGTGCGGCGGCTTGAGGCGATGCGGCGGGCGGGCGCCGGCGTTGAGCGCGAGCCCGACGGAAGCTGGAAGATTCCCCCCGACCATATCGATCGTGCCGCCGCTTATGAGGCACGCCGTCATCGGGACCAGCCGGTCGAGGTGGAGACTCTGTCGACGCGACCACTGGACCAGCTGCGTGGAGCCGATGCGGCGACTTGGGTCGATCGGGAGTTGGCATCGCAATCTCCGCTGCCGATCCGTGACGCCGGCTTCGGGCGCGAGGTCCGCGCGGCCATGGCAGGCCGGCGGCAATGGCTGGTCGAGCAGCAGCTCGCGGATGTTGACGGCGACCGTACCCGGTTGCGGGCGAATGCGATCATGATGCTCCAAAGGCGGGAATTGTTGCGGGAGGGCGAAACGCTTTCGAGCGAGATCGGAAAGCCGTTCGTCGAGGCTCGCGTCGGCGAGCGGATCGAGGGGACCATCACGCGGCGGATCGAACTCGCCAGTGGCCGGTTGCCGAACGCGTACTCGGCAATGTGGTCTCGTCCGGCATCAAGGTGA
- the trbG gene encoding P-type conjugative transfer protein TrbG yields MKMILTAVALALCVTSAAAQNAGAPLPAAPAADKQSASKPPVRHPLVRKRVSPAVARVANANRAATQQPTAQAFVNAVQVYPFSDGTIYQVYTAPGAVTDIALQPGENLVAVAAGDTVRWVIGDTTSGAGADKRKHILVKPFASGLATNIIITTDRRSYHLQLTATSRTAMAALSWIYPADQLIALRRAAEQAAAAAPISEGLAVDNLHFNYTVSGDRAAWRPLRAFDDGRQTFIEFPASLAVGDAPPLFIVGPTGEAELVNYRVRGRYYIVDRIFDVAELRLGTKKQQIVRITRVAEGRQARKGKRA; encoded by the coding sequence ATGAAGATGATCCTTACCGCAGTGGCGTTGGCCCTTTGCGTCACGTCCGCAGCCGCCCAGAATGCCGGGGCGCCACTACCGGCAGCGCCCGCCGCCGACAAGCAATCGGCTTCGAAACCGCCCGTCCGTCATCCGCTGGTCAGAAAGCGAGTCAGTCCGGCGGTGGCTCGAGTGGCAAACGCCAATCGCGCAGCGACGCAGCAACCGACCGCGCAGGCTTTTGTGAACGCCGTACAGGTCTATCCCTTCTCTGACGGCACGATCTACCAAGTCTACACCGCGCCCGGCGCCGTCACCGACATCGCCCTCCAACCGGGAGAAAATCTCGTAGCGGTCGCTGCCGGCGACACGGTCCGCTGGGTCATCGGCGACACCACGAGCGGGGCCGGTGCGGACAAGCGGAAGCATATATTGGTGAAGCCGTTCGCCTCGGGGCTTGCGACGAACATCATCATCACAACCGATCGGCGCAGCTATCACCTTCAGCTCACGGCCACATCGCGGACCGCGATGGCCGCCTTGTCCTGGATCTATCCGGCCGATCAACTGATTGCGCTTAGACGTGCTGCCGAGCAGGCGGCCGCAGCAGCACCGATCTCGGAAGGGCTCGCGGTCGACAATCTGCATTTCAATTACACGGTGAGCGGTGACCGGGCGGCATGGCGACCGCTCCGCGCGTTCGACGACGGGCGGCAGACCTTCATCGAGTTTCCTGCCAGCCTTGCAGTTGGCGATGCGCCTCCGCTCTTCATCGTCGGCCCGACCGGCGAGGCCGAGCTGGTCAATTATCGCGTCCGGGGCCGCTACTATATCGTCGATCGGATATTCGATGTGGCGGAACTCCGGCTCGGCACGAAGAAGCAGCAGATCGTTCGCATCACCCGCGTCGCCGAAGGTCGTCAGGCCCGGAAGGGCAAGCGCGCATGA
- a CDS encoding TrbI/VirB10 family protein, whose amino-acid sequence MTEAVIAPTRKVDPETLAIRARPARAIRFRRGVIVAIAALGSVSLMAVAWVALKPRVFGSIAERQELSEPSNRPSTDSLNGLPSTYGDVPKLGPPLPGDLGRPILEHQRQIAAETGSSVDVAGQAAAQERERRLAGLKAARESGVLVQGYTTSPPTPAAEATAIPAPASTGTDSPALDPDRDPNAQGRKAQFVGTLDKSGDVNPHVLAAAPSPYLLSAGCVISASLITGLRSDLPGLVTAQVTSPVFDSPTGRILLIPPGSRLIGSYDSVVAFGQKRALVIWQRIMLPDGSSLRIDNVPATDASGYAGLQDKVDFHTWALLKGVALATLLGIGSEITVGGESDLVQVIRESTQQNVSRAGDQLTSRNLNIQPTITIRPGATVRLVVHKDLILAPWRE is encoded by the coding sequence ATGACCGAGGCTGTTATTGCGCCCACCCGGAAAGTGGATCCGGAGACGCTGGCGATCCGAGCAAGACCGGCGCGCGCCATCCGCTTTCGCCGGGGCGTCATCGTCGCTATTGCCGCGCTGGGTTCGGTCAGCCTGATGGCGGTGGCCTGGGTCGCCCTCAAGCCGCGCGTGTTCGGCTCGATAGCAGAGCGACAGGAACTGTCCGAACCGAGCAATCGGCCCTCGACGGACTCGCTGAACGGTTTGCCGTCGACCTACGGCGATGTTCCCAAACTCGGCCCGCCGCTACCGGGGGATCTCGGTCGGCCAATTCTCGAGCACCAGCGTCAGATCGCTGCGGAGACCGGTTCGAGCGTGGATGTCGCCGGCCAAGCGGCGGCGCAGGAGCGCGAACGCCGGCTGGCAGGACTAAAAGCTGCGCGAGAGTCCGGTGTCCTGGTGCAAGGGTACACGACATCGCCGCCCACGCCGGCGGCCGAAGCCACGGCGATCCCAGCCCCGGCATCGACAGGAACTGACAGCCCGGCACTCGATCCGGATCGTGATCCCAACGCGCAGGGACGAAAGGCCCAATTCGTCGGCACGCTCGATAAAAGCGGCGACGTCAATCCGCATGTGCTGGCCGCCGCACCTTCGCCGTATCTCCTGTCCGCGGGCTGCGTGATCTCGGCGAGCCTGATCACGGGGCTTCGGTCCGACTTGCCCGGCCTTGTGACCGCGCAGGTGACCAGCCCGGTGTTCGACAGTCCCACTGGGCGTATTCTGCTGATTCCCCCAGGATCGCGGCTGATCGGCAGCTACGACAGCGTCGTGGCCTTCGGTCAGAAGCGCGCGCTGGTCATCTGGCAGCGCATCATGTTGCCCGATGGCAGCTCGCTGCGGATCGACAATGTGCCCGCGACGGATGCGTCGGGCTATGCCGGCCTTCAGGACAAGGTTGATTTCCACACTTGGGCGCTGCTCAAGGGCGTCGCGCTTGCGACGCTGCTGGGCATCGGGTCGGAGATAACCGTCGGTGGCGAGAGCGATCTGGTCCAGGTCATCCGGGAGTCGACGCAGCAAAATGTGTCGCGGGCGGGCGATCAGCTGACCTCGCGAAACCTCAATATCCAGCCGACGATCACGATCCGACCAGGCGCAACCGTCAGGCTTGTCGTCCACAAGGATCTCATCCTTGCTCCGTGGCGCGAATAG
- a CDS encoding DUF2274 domain-containing protein: MPELKLAKLPDRTPIKLAIAVTPDLHQMLQQYAALYAEAYGREEAITDLVPAMLTAFLEGDRGFLKARKAAED; encoded by the coding sequence ATGCCCGAATTGAAGCTGGCGAAGCTCCCGGATCGGACGCCAATCAAACTCGCTATCGCCGTCACGCCTGACCTTCACCAGATGCTACAACAATATGCCGCCCTTTATGCCGAGGCTTACGGCCGGGAGGAGGCTATTACCGACCTTGTGCCCGCGATGCTGACGGCATTCCTCGAAGGTGATCGAGGGTTTTTGAAGGCGCGCAAGGCTGCCGAAGATTAG
- a CDS encoding MJ0042-type zinc finger domain-containing protein codes for MILNCPKCATRYIVPDSAIGASGRQVRCASCKHSWFQEPAALPPRETAPESTPSAAEQPTLPPAVETAPEDSGAMASPPVEDASLAPATTESVAEEDIYAPPPAGKPITSTTETEATAAERTVFDSFAPEPPFRPRRNPAKIWMTVAILFFLLVSAAGAALYVFGTPNWAVSLGLAADNEEPDLLFYLAKPAERRKLPTGEEYFAFSARIVNSGENLQAVPPVLVELRDKQGRLVFSWTTKADKPKLKPGEEASINESRLDIPKNAENLSLGFVDSGH; via the coding sequence ATGATCCTTAATTGCCCCAAATGCGCCACGCGCTATATCGTGCCCGACAGCGCCATCGGGGCCAGCGGTCGCCAGGTGCGATGCGCCTCCTGCAAACATAGCTGGTTCCAGGAACCGGCAGCGCTGCCGCCCCGCGAAACGGCTCCGGAAAGTACGCCGTCGGCGGCCGAGCAGCCGACCTTGCCCCCGGCTGTGGAAACGGCGCCTGAAGATAGCGGCGCCATGGCATCGCCCCCCGTTGAAGACGCTTCTCTCGCTCCTGCCACAACTGAATCTGTGGCGGAGGAGGACATTTATGCGCCACCGCCTGCGGGCAAGCCGATCACGTCGACAACGGAGACCGAAGCGACGGCTGCTGAACGCACTGTGTTCGACAGCTTCGCGCCCGAGCCGCCTTTCCGGCCGCGGCGTAATCCTGCCAAGATCTGGATGACTGTCGCGATCCTGTTCTTCCTGCTGGTGAGCGCGGCCGGGGCAGCGCTCTACGTGTTTGGAACACCGAACTGGGCCGTGAGCCTGGGGCTGGCGGCGGACAATGAGGAGCCGGACCTGCTCTTCTACCTCGCCAAGCCTGCCGAGCGTCGCAAGCTTCCCACTGGCGAAGAATATTTCGCGTTCAGTGCGCGGATCGTCAACAGCGGCGAGAATTTGCAAGCCGTGCCGCCGGTGCTGGTGGAATTGCGGGACAAGCAAGGCAGGCTGGTGTTCAGTTGGACGACAAAGGCCGACAAGCCCAAGCTCAAACCCGGCGAAGAAGCGTCGATCAACGAGAGCCGCCTCGATATTCCCAAGAACGCGGAGAACCTGTCGCTGGGCTTCGTCGACAGCGGACATTGA
- the ftsE gene encoding cell division ATP-binding protein FtsE: MSSIVQFENVGLRYGLGSETLSDVSFSLHAGGFYFLTGASGAGKTSLLKLLYLAQRPSRGVIRLFNEDVVTLPRKRLPGFRRRIGVVFQDFRLVPHLSTYDNIALPLRVAGLEESEVSAPVAEMLAWVGLSDRADARPATLSGGEQQRVAIARAVIGRPEILIADEPTGNVDPDMAQRLLSLFEALNKLGTTMVVATHDLPLIGKVPGAQMMRLDRGRLADPTGSLRYPPNRPPAS; the protein is encoded by the coding sequence ATGTCCAGCATCGTTCAGTTCGAAAATGTAGGCCTGCGCTATGGCTTGGGCAGCGAGACGCTGAGCGACGTCAGCTTTTCGCTGCACGCCGGGGGCTTCTATTTCCTGACCGGTGCGTCGGGCGCGGGCAAGACGTCGCTGCTTAAATTGCTCTATCTCGCGCAACGGCCGAGCCGCGGCGTGATCCGCCTGTTCAACGAAGACGTTGTGACGTTGCCGCGCAAACGCCTTCCCGGCTTCCGCCGCCGCATCGGCGTGGTGTTTCAGGATTTTCGGCTAGTCCCGCATCTTTCCACCTATGACAATATTGCACTTCCGCTCCGTGTCGCGGGTTTGGAGGAAAGCGAAGTGAGTGCGCCGGTCGCCGAGATGCTGGCCTGGGTGGGGCTCAGCGATCGTGCCGACGCGCGCCCCGCCACATTGTCGGGCGGGGAGCAGCAGCGGGTTGCGATTGCGCGCGCCGTAATTGGCCGCCCCGAAATCCTGATCGCCGACGAACCGACCGGCAACGTCGATCCCGACATGGCGCAGCGTCTGCTCAGCCTGTTCGAGGCGCTGAACAAGCTTGGCACGACCATGGTCGTCGCCACTCATGATCTGCCGTTGATCGGGAAGGTGCCGGGCGCGCAGATGATGCGCCTCGATCGTGGACGGCTTGCCGATCCCACCGGGTCGTTGCGTTATCCTCCCAACCGGCCGCCTGCGTCATGA
- a CDS encoding cell division protein FtsX: MRIRGQGARDRKARKDSGTAARNRLLPEGRVAGPMPWVIAIMMFLTVLMAAAALSLFQASRSLGQDLSGRVTIQIVEADASARRDRVARLTNTLRRLPGVTDVQPVADQALADQLRPWLGDDMSAIDLPIPALVDARLQTSDPRAFDALRRTVAQVDRSARVEPHAAFLAPLSGLMTSVAWLATALVLLMALATAAVVVLAARGAHDSHRSTIDVLHLMGATDVQIARLFQRRIALDALFGGALGFTSAVAVILVIAQRLAATGSDLLQSISLPLPYWLLLLVLPAAGVALAMLTARWTVLAALERQL, encoded by the coding sequence ATGCGCATCCGGGGGCAGGGGGCGCGGGATCGAAAAGCGCGCAAGGACAGCGGGACGGCGGCGCGCAATCGCCTGCTGCCCGAGGGACGGGTCGCGGGGCCGATGCCGTGGGTGATCGCAATCATGATGTTCCTGACGGTGCTGATGGCGGCCGCCGCCTTGAGCCTGTTTCAGGCGTCCCGCTCGCTGGGGCAGGATCTGTCGGGCCGCGTCACGATCCAGATCGTCGAGGCCGACGCGTCGGCGCGACGCGATCGCGTTGCGCGGCTGACGAACACGTTGCGCCGCCTGCCCGGCGTCACCGACGTACAGCCTGTCGCCGATCAGGCGCTGGCGGATCAGCTACGGCCATGGCTGGGCGACGATATGTCGGCTATCGACTTGCCGATCCCCGCTCTGGTCGACGCCCGACTGCAAACCAGCGATCCCCGCGCGTTTGACGCCCTGCGCCGGACAGTGGCGCAGGTGGACAGGTCTGCGCGCGTCGAGCCTCATGCGGCTTTTCTGGCGCCGCTGTCTGGCCTTATGACTTCGGTGGCGTGGCTCGCTACCGCGCTGGTGCTCCTGATGGCGCTTGCGACGGCGGCGGTGGTCGTGCTGGCGGCGCGGGGGGCGCATGACAGCCACCGGAGCACGATCGACGTGCTGCATCTGATGGGCGCGACCGACGTTCAGATCGCACGCCTGTTTCAGCGGCGGATCGCGCTCGACGCGCTGTTCGGCGGCGCTCTGGGCTTCACTAGTGCGGTCGCGGTGATCCTCGTCATTGCACAGCGGCTGGCGGCCACCGGTTCGGACCTTCTGCAAAGCATTTCGCTCCCGTTGCCCTACTGGCTGCTCCTGCTGGTGCTTCCCGCCGCAGGCGTCGCGCTGGCGATGCTGACGGCGCGCTGGACGGTGCTCGCCGCGCTGGAGCGGCAATTATGA